In the genome of Podarcis raffonei isolate rPodRaf1 chromosome 17, rPodRaf1.pri, whole genome shotgun sequence, one region contains:
- the PLGRKT gene encoding plasminogen receptor (KT) → MGFIFSKSVNESLKSQQEFMLMNSRLQLERQLLMQNQMRERQMAMQVAWTREFLKYFGAFFGLAAIGLTAGAIKRKKPGLFLPIVPLSFVLAYQYDMGYGSLLQRMKGEAEHILDAENALVEMPKGPLTFDGIEKARRAQSTFFIEK, encoded by the exons ATGGGTTTCATATTTTCGAAGTCTGTGAATGAAAGCCTAAAGAGTCAACAGGAGTTTATGCTCATGAACTCTCGACTTCAG CTTGAAAGGCAACTCCTCATGCAAAATCAAATGCGTGAGAGGCAGATGGCTATGCAGGTTGCTTGGACACGGGAATTTCTCAAGTATTTTGGAGCATTTTTCGGACTTGCTGCTATTGGTCTAACAGCTGG ggcaattaaaagaaaaaagcctgGATTATTCCTTCCAATTGTTCCTTTAAGTTTTGTGCTTGCCTACCAGTATGATATGGGTTATGGATCACTTCTGCAAAGAATGAAAG GTGAAGCAGAGCATATACTTGACGCAGAGAACGCGTTGGTGGAAATGCCAAAAGGACCCCTCACTTTCGATGGCATTGAAAAAGCCAGAAGAGCACAGAGCACGTTTTTCATTGAAAAATAG